In Euphorbia lathyris chromosome 10, ddEupLath1.1, whole genome shotgun sequence, a single genomic region encodes these proteins:
- the LOC136209810 gene encoding uncharacterized protein isoform X3 — protein sequence MTTTTNAMEEGDFRMRTVHCLRGRLLAERQASKLAQQQALFLADKLVELEERIREETKLRQKADKKLKLLIKKLQSLEISATLHLHSSDSSGLSSASASSKSQIEHQDSSSCSSAKIQDSNADSQSSISEEVAVNLGKSSEELITVSEVLEALKNMLETRYRLQ from the exons ATGACAACAACAACCAATGCCATGGAAGAAGGTGATTTCAGAATGAGAACCGTTCATTGCCTCAGAGGAAGATTGCTAGCAGAGAGACAAGCTTCTAAGCTTGCTCAACAACAAGCTCTATTCCTAGCCGATAAG TTGGTAGAGTTAGAAGAGAGAATCAGAGAAGAGACCAAATTGAGGCAAAAGGCAGATAAGAAACTGAAATTGTTGATAAAAAAGCTTCAATCTTTGGAAATTTCAGCCACATTACACCTTCACTCATCAGATTCATCTGGGTTATCTTCTGCATCAGCATCATCAAAATCCCAAATTGAACACCAAGATTCATCTTCTTGTTCCAGTGCCAAGATTCAAGATTCAAATGCAGATTCTCAGAG TTCAATCTCAGAAGAAGTTGCAGTGAATTTGGGGAAAAGCAGTGAGGAGTTGATTACAGTAAGTGAAGTTCTTGAAGCATTGAAGAATATGTTAGAGACAAGATACAGACTTCAATAG
- the LOC136209810 gene encoding uncharacterized protein isoform X1: MTTTTNAMEEGDFRMRTVHCLRGRLLAERQASKLAQQQALFLADKLVELEERIREETKLRQKADKKLKLLIKKLQSLEISATLHLHSSDSSGLSSASASSKSQIEHQDSSSCSSAKIQDSNADSQSSSSISEEVAVNLGKSSEELITVSEVLEALKNMLETRYRLQ, translated from the exons ATGACAACAACAACCAATGCCATGGAAGAAGGTGATTTCAGAATGAGAACCGTTCATTGCCTCAGAGGAAGATTGCTAGCAGAGAGACAAGCTTCTAAGCTTGCTCAACAACAAGCTCTATTCCTAGCCGATAAG TTGGTAGAGTTAGAAGAGAGAATCAGAGAAGAGACCAAATTGAGGCAAAAGGCAGATAAGAAACTGAAATTGTTGATAAAAAAGCTTCAATCTTTGGAAATTTCAGCCACATTACACCTTCACTCATCAGATTCATCTGGGTTATCTTCTGCATCAGCATCATCAAAATCCCAAATTGAACACCAAGATTCATCTTCTTGTTCCAGTGCCAAGATTCAAGATTCAAATGCAGATTCTCAGAG TAGTAGTTCAATCTCAGAAGAAGTTGCAGTGAATTTGGGGAAAAGCAGTGAGGAGTTGATTACAGTAAGTGAAGTTCTTGAAGCATTGAAGAATATGTTAGAGACAAGATACAGACTTCAATAG
- the LOC136209810 gene encoding uncharacterized protein isoform X2 has protein sequence MTTTTNAMEEGDFRMRTVHCLRGRLLAERQASKLAQQQALFLADKLVELEERIREETKLRQKADKKLKLLIKKLQSLEISATLHLHSSDSSGLSSASASSKSQIEHQDSSSCSSAKIQDSNADSQSSSISEEVAVNLGKSSEELITVSEVLEALKNMLETRYRLQ, from the exons ATGACAACAACAACCAATGCCATGGAAGAAGGTGATTTCAGAATGAGAACCGTTCATTGCCTCAGAGGAAGATTGCTAGCAGAGAGACAAGCTTCTAAGCTTGCTCAACAACAAGCTCTATTCCTAGCCGATAAG TTGGTAGAGTTAGAAGAGAGAATCAGAGAAGAGACCAAATTGAGGCAAAAGGCAGATAAGAAACTGAAATTGTTGATAAAAAAGCTTCAATCTTTGGAAATTTCAGCCACATTACACCTTCACTCATCAGATTCATCTGGGTTATCTTCTGCATCAGCATCATCAAAATCCCAAATTGAACACCAAGATTCATCTTCTTGTTCCAGTGCCAAGATTCAAGATTCAAATGCAGATTCTCAGAG TAGTTCAATCTCAGAAGAAGTTGCAGTGAATTTGGGGAAAAGCAGTGAGGAGTTGATTACAGTAAGTGAAGTTCTTGAAGCATTGAAGAATATGTTAGAGACAAGATACAGACTTCAATAG